A single window of Dehalococcoidia bacterium DNA harbors:
- the casB gene encoding type I-E CRISPR-associated protein Cse2/CasB, with the protein RPAVERRFIALLMTEREELGDQLRHALSLLKSAGYGIDWRKLLRDIEAWSHPERLVQRRWARHFWRSLERTDENTEEGEE; encoded by the coding sequence GGCGGCCGGCGGTGGAACGGCGGTTTATCGCGCTCCTGATGACCGAGCGCGAGGAGCTTGGGGACCAGCTCCGTCACGCGCTCAGTCTGTTGAAATCGGCAGGGTATGGGATCGATTGGCGGAAGCTGCTGCGCGACATCGAGGCGTGGAGCCACCCTGAGCGCCTCGTGCAGCGACGGTGGGCGCGCCACTTCTGGCGCTCGCTCGAGAGGACGGACGAGAACACCGAGGAGGGAGAAGAATGA